One region of Armatimonadota bacterium genomic DNA includes:
- the ccsB gene encoding c-type cytochrome biogenesis protein CcsB → MTNQLSLIFFKIAMGFYIGAAVFYIANFLSQRRAFGDIGRVVLIIAVIPHICAVIIRGIVSNRPPFLNLYEYMLSVTLGVVILYLALEFSNKSKIFGAVAVPLVALACVFTSRLPSEVAWTMPALKSAWRVPHISTAILAYSAFTIAFCLGILYLLREHAGKGGGFLASRLPSLDVLDHTAYRMIAFGFLMQTALLLTGAVWAQFAFGRPWSWDPKEVWALITWLVYAAYLHTRLSMGWKGRRSIILTIVGFAVVLFTLFGVNWIGKGYHATYQ, encoded by the coding sequence ATGACAAATCAACTTAGCCTAATATTCTTTAAAATTGCAATGGGGTTTTATATAGGTGCGGCAGTGTTTTATATTGCCAACTTCTTAAGCCAGCGAAGGGCGTTTGGCGATATTGGAAGGGTAGTCCTAATTATCGCTGTAATACCGCATATATGTGCAGTAATCATTCGAGGAATCGTTTCAAATCGCCCACCATTTTTAAATCTGTATGAGTACATGCTTTCGGTGACGCTAGGCGTTGTAATATTATACCTAGCGCTAGAATTTTCAAATAAGAGCAAGATTTTCGGAGCAGTTGCTGTGCCGCTGGTAGCTTTGGCGTGTGTTTTTACTTCACGTCTACCTAGCGAGGTAGCATGGACCATGCCAGCGCTAAAGAGCGCATGGCGCGTGCCTCACATCTCAACTGCTATACTGGCATATTCAGCTTTTACAATAGCGTTTTGTCTGGGCATTCTCTATCTTCTTCGCGAGCATGCCGGAAAAGGGGGAGGATTTTTAGCAAGCAGACTTCCTTCGCTAGATGTGCTTGATCATACCGCCTATCGAATGATTGCTTTTGGGTTTCTTATGCAAACTGCACTATTGCTTACAGGTGCTGTGTGGGCGCAATTTGCTTTTGGGCGGCCTTGGAGCTGGGACCCAAAGGAAGTCTGGGCTCTAATAACATGGCTTGTTTATGCCGCATATCTTCACACCCGTTTGAGCATGGGGTGGAAGGGCCGAAGGTCTATTATCCTGACGATTGTTGGGTTTGCAGTTGTGCTCTTTACTTTATTTGGTGTGAACTGGATAG
- a CDS encoding cytochrome c3 family protein, giving the protein MIKKYGIPALVILVLVGISLSNIIRVDGDTHTAAYKGSTLCKMCHQNTHKELVEAYLKTGHPKAFQKADAEGAIVADFSSNPVFTKDKVAYVLGKGIKQQAFLDANLQVLPAIWDVKTKKWKPTQAVDGATQCIGCHVTGYNAETKAYVEAGVGCESCHGPGGDHVSNATAKGSILKLTELPRDRQTMICGGCHSKGKDLSGKFAFPIGFKPGDDLAKFFVDAKPTTPGLNQQYSEHITSTHYTKLTMTCTTCHDPHNQSGIAHELRKPVNEQCLGCHAAKIKDMATHAPNAAADATCATCHMPYGEHIFKKLEKKEGS; this is encoded by the coding sequence ATGATTAAGAAGTATGGCATTCCCGCCCTAGTCATTTTAGTTTTGGTTGGCATTAGTCTGTCAAATATCATTAGGGTGGATGGAGACACCCATACGGCGGCTTACAAAGGTTCTACATTATGCAAAATGTGTCACCAAAATACGCATAAAGAACTCGTGGAAGCGTATTTAAAAACGGGGCACCCAAAAGCGTTTCAGAAGGCGGATGCTGAGGGGGCGATTGTCGCAGATTTCTCGAGTAATCCTGTGTTCACAAAGGACAAAGTAGCCTATGTTCTCGGCAAAGGTATTAAACAGCAGGCGTTCCTGGATGCTAATCTTCAGGTGCTCCCAGCTATCTGGGACGTAAAAACAAAAAAGTGGAAGCCAACGCAGGCAGTTGATGGTGCAACCCAATGCATAGGTTGTCATGTAACGGGTTACAACGCGGAGACAAAGGCATACGTTGAGGCAGGTGTAGGGTGCGAGTCGTGCCATGGACCAGGAGGCGATCACGTCTCAAATGCCACTGCAAAGGGGTCAATTCTGAAACTAACCGAACTGCCTAGAGATAGACAGACAATGATTTGTGGTGGATGTCACTCGAAAGGAAAGGATTTGTCGGGTAAGTTTGCCTTCCCAATCGGCTTTAAACCTGGCGATGACCTTGCAAAGTTTTTCGTTGATGCCAAACCAACAACTCCTGGTCTAAACCAACAGTACTCGGAGCATATAACCTCAACTCATTATACAAAGCTTACAATGACATGCACGACATGTCATGATCCGCATAACCAGTCGGGCATAGCACATGAGCTGAGAAAGCCGGTCAACGAACAATGTCTTGGCTGCCATGCAGCAAAAATCAAAGACATGGCAACTCATGCTCCAAATGCAGCTGCAGACGCCACCTGCGCAACCTGCCATATGCCTTATGGTGAGCATATTTTCAAGAAGTTGGAGAAAAAGGAAGGCTCATGA
- a CDS encoding cytochrome c biogenesis protein ResB, which produces MSDREVHNHENDIEKTEPIGELAIFASLWKLFSSMKTAIVLLLLLALASVFGTFGEAPDIYHSWWYATLLVLMLVNLLVCSINRFGIAWRRTFSPAISTTPKQVGAMKRSEQFCTPLPSQEAASRIVTTLRSRAYKVLHVEEEGNISLYATKGRLAIWGPYLTHLSILVIFLGAVIGAKFGFEGVVVIPEGEMVSTYFAKDSGQEKPLGFELKLHDFHVVCDNQGRPSAYNSDLEVFDRGRSALRKVIDVNRPLTYKGISFFQASYGPILRVAITSPNGETGSANFWIDVVESEGSVDYRLSNVEPQGIRLGGKEIGVFIHDFAPNFRGMVPKYMVALPPDPAALIYLNERYPSEMSVENWKSLGWIRSGQTVDFSGYKVALEAIEYSKLDISRNPGLPVLYAGFILVLFGILAAFYINHRIIRVSVLSNEDGALVVVGATSRADSSIFDKDFERIRDCLKSES; this is translated from the coding sequence GTGTCCGACCGCGAAGTTCATAATCACGAAAATGACATTGAAAAAACGGAACCGATAGGTGAATTGGCGATATTTGCTTCGCTGTGGAAGCTTTTCTCGTCCATGAAAACCGCTATAGTTCTCCTCTTATTGCTTGCACTGGCGTCTGTATTCGGAACCTTCGGAGAGGCGCCGGACATTTATCATTCGTGGTGGTACGCAACACTCCTGGTTTTAATGCTAGTCAATCTCCTAGTTTGCAGCATAAACCGCTTTGGTATCGCATGGCGTAGAACTTTTTCGCCTGCTATCTCGACCACGCCCAAGCAGGTTGGAGCGATGAAGAGGTCTGAGCAATTTTGTACCCCTCTGCCCTCCCAAGAAGCTGCGTCGAGAATTGTAACAACCCTACGTTCTAGAGCGTACAAAGTATTGCATGTAGAAGAAGAAGGAAATATATCACTTTACGCCACAAAGGGGCGTCTTGCAATCTGGGGGCCGTATTTAACCCACCTGAGTATTCTTGTAATTTTCCTTGGGGCCGTTATAGGTGCAAAGTTTGGCTTCGAGGGAGTTGTAGTGATTCCAGAAGGTGAAATGGTCTCAACCTACTTCGCAAAAGACTCAGGTCAAGAAAAGCCGCTAGGATTTGAACTGAAGCTACACGACTTTCATGTAGTTTGCGACAATCAAGGCCGGCCGAGCGCATATAACAGCGATTTGGAGGTCTTCGACAGAGGTCGCTCAGCTTTGCGGAAAGTGATAGACGTAAACCGGCCGCTTACTTACAAAGGGATATCGTTCTTTCAGGCGAGCTATGGGCCAATTCTAAGAGTTGCTATTACTTCCCCCAATGGTGAGACAGGGTCGGCTAATTTTTGGATTGATGTGGTAGAATCAGAGGGGTCAGTGGACTACAGGCTGTCGAATGTAGAGCCCCAGGGAATCCGTCTCGGGGGTAAGGAGATAGGGGTATTTATCCACGATTTCGCGCCAAATTTCAGAGGAATGGTACCAAAATATATGGTTGCACTGCCTCCTGATCCAGCGGCGCTGATATATCTAAATGAGCGTTATCCTAGCGAAATGAGCGTTGAAAACTGGAAGTCGCTTGGGTGGATTAGGTCCGGCCAGACGGTTGATTTTAGTGGATATAAAGTTGCACTAGAAGCCATTGAATACTCAAAGCTTGATATTTCCCGCAACCCAGGACTGCCAGTCTTATATGCCGGATTCATACTTGTCTTGTTTGGCATACTTGCGGCATTTTATATTAATCATAGGATAATTCGAGTAAGCGTATTATCAAATGAGGATGGAGCTTTGGTTGTTGTCGGTGCAACATCGAGAGCCGACTCATCAATTTTCGATAAGGATTTCGAGCGAATTAGGGATTGCTTGAAATCAGAGTCTTAG
- a CDS encoding NHL repeat-containing protein — MSRIIPIFSVAILAIVVISAAQPAPFERTTSELDFQFCITGFEHDSFFGEPSALALDDRNGLLYVADLKFGVSLFTSDGVPKEQLGIQSGIEKPVGLAVDSDGNLYVANDSGGPIRVIAKSGEVTEIEIPVEQGEEVPKVGRITFDRDGNLYLVDRAGCRIYVFDKNRKLKLKFGAKGDKRGQFKSLCDVAVDRQGRVYALDASGTPVQVFDKKGKYLFKFGFRGGGLEDIGIASGIFVDRHDQIWIVDKGQHCLKVFDRSGTFLRKLGVYGTEGGSFFQPIDMEMDKFGRVYVAEAGGRRVQVFSLVKPYEPFQPADIGGDLLHP, encoded by the coding sequence ATGTCGAGGATAATTCCTATTTTCAGCGTTGCCATCCTAGCTATTGTTGTCATTTCAGCTGCCCAACCTGCGCCATTTGAAAGGACAACTTCTGAGCTAGACTTCCAATTTTGTATAACCGGCTTTGAGCATGATAGTTTTTTTGGTGAGCCTTCTGCACTTGCGCTAGATGATAGGAACGGCTTATTATACGTTGCTGATTTGAAGTTTGGCGTGAGTTTGTTTACTTCTGACGGTGTTCCAAAGGAACAGCTGGGGATTCAGTCTGGTATTGAGAAGCCCGTTGGCCTAGCGGTAGACTCGGATGGGAACCTCTACGTTGCTAATGATTCGGGTGGTCCGATTCGAGTAATAGCTAAAAGTGGAGAAGTTACTGAGATAGAAATTCCCGTGGAGCAAGGTGAAGAGGTGCCCAAGGTCGGTAGGATAACTTTCGACCGGGATGGCAACCTCTATTTGGTTGATCGCGCTGGGTGCCGGATATATGTTTTTGACAAGAATCGCAAGCTAAAGCTGAAGTTTGGTGCAAAAGGCGACAAACGCGGTCAATTCAAATCGCTTTGCGATGTAGCGGTTGATCGCCAAGGTAGAGTTTATGCCCTCGACGCATCTGGTACGCCCGTCCAAGTGTTTGATAAGAAGGGCAAGTATCTATTCAAATTTGGCTTTCGGGGTGGTGGGTTGGAAGACATAGGGATTGCCTCTGGTATTTTTGTTGACCGACATGACCAAATATGGATTGTGGACAAAGGTCAGCACTGCCTGAAGGTGTTCGACCGCTCTGGCACTTTCTTGAGAAAGCTTGGGGTATATGGAACTGAGGGTGGTTCATTTTTCCAGCCTATTGATATGGAGATGGATAAGTTTGGAAGAGTTTACGTGGCTGAGGCAGGGGGGCGCCGTGTGCAGGTATTTTCGCTGGTAAAGCCGTATGAACCATTTCAACCTGCTGATATTGGTGGAGATCTTTTGCATCCATGA
- a CDS encoding DNA topoisomerase subunit B: MAVEQKEEKTNGVNNYDADQITVLKGLEAVRMRPAMYIGSTGPKGLHHLFIEVVDNSIDEALAGRCDRIDVTLHTDKSISVRDNGQGIPVDIHSEMGVSGVEVAMTMLHAGAKFNSGAYKVSGGLHGVGVSAVNALSEWCYVEVRQKGGIWRQDYRRGVPTGPLRKIGKTKETGTYTRWLADHEIFGKIEYNPEILIQRLRELAYLNKQVKITFTNEETGETQVFHYKTGIAAFVEHLNRNKDPIHKVIYFARQREDIDVEIALQYNEGYHEEILTFANNINTAEGGVHLSGFKTALTRVINAYARKIGALKEKDNNFTGEDVREGLTAVISVKLLHPQFEGQTKTKLGNSEVEGIVNSIVGEGLSEFLEENPSVGKKIVEKALTACRAREAARKAADLVKRQSALENSSLPGKLADCSERDPSKCEIYLVEGDSAGGSAKQGRDRRYQAVLPLRGKILNVEKARLDKALENEEIRALITALGTGIARGMSGDDENCEQNGAEENTANGNGNGKENAFGCDLRKLRYDRVIIMTDADVDGDHIRTLLLTFFFRYMRPLIEAGHVYIAQPPLYRVSVGKDQQFYAKNDQDLEEILKNIRGKKDVKVQRFKGLGEMNADQLAETTMNPATRTILQVTMEDAVLADEIFTTLMGDKVEPRREFIERHAKEVADVDWHY, from the coding sequence ATGGCAGTTGAACAGAAGGAAGAAAAGACTAACGGCGTAAATAATTACGATGCTGATCAAATAACTGTCTTAAAAGGCCTCGAAGCAGTGCGAATGCGTCCAGCCATGTATATTGGCAGCACTGGGCCAAAGGGATTGCACCATCTTTTTATCGAGGTCGTAGATAATTCAATTGACGAGGCACTTGCGGGCCGCTGTGATAGAATTGATGTTACTTTACATACCGACAAAAGCATATCAGTCCGCGACAATGGCCAGGGAATACCAGTTGACATCCACTCCGAGATGGGCGTGTCAGGCGTCGAAGTAGCGATGACTATGCTCCACGCAGGCGCAAAGTTTAACAGCGGCGCGTATAAAGTTTCAGGTGGTTTGCATGGTGTAGGTGTTTCAGCAGTAAATGCCCTCTCCGAGTGGTGCTATGTCGAAGTGCGTCAGAAAGGCGGCATATGGCGGCAGGATTACCGCCGTGGGGTACCCACCGGTCCTCTCAGGAAAATTGGAAAAACCAAAGAGACCGGCACATACACTCGCTGGCTAGCCGACCATGAGATTTTTGGCAAAATAGAATACAACCCCGAAATCCTTATCCAAAGGCTTCGAGAACTAGCATACCTTAACAAGCAAGTTAAAATAACATTTACGAACGAAGAAACCGGTGAAACTCAAGTATTCCACTACAAGACGGGAATTGCGGCATTTGTTGAACACCTCAATCGAAATAAAGACCCTATCCACAAGGTTATCTACTTTGCACGCCAACGCGAAGACATTGATGTAGAGATTGCTCTTCAATATAACGAAGGCTACCATGAAGAAATCCTGACGTTCGCAAACAACATCAATACTGCAGAGGGCGGCGTTCATCTATCCGGCTTTAAAACTGCCCTAACAAGGGTAATCAACGCCTATGCCCGCAAGATTGGCGCTCTAAAGGAAAAGGACAACAACTTCACGGGCGAAGATGTCCGCGAAGGATTGACAGCGGTCATCTCTGTCAAGCTACTTCACCCACAGTTTGAAGGCCAAACAAAAACCAAACTTGGAAATAGCGAAGTAGAAGGTATAGTAAACTCAATCGTCGGCGAGGGTCTCTCAGAATTCCTTGAGGAAAACCCTTCGGTTGGAAAGAAAATTGTCGAAAAGGCTCTTACAGCATGCAGAGCGCGCGAGGCAGCGCGCAAAGCCGCGGATCTTGTAAAGCGACAAAGTGCCCTGGAGAACTCATCTCTCCCCGGCAAGCTTGCCGACTGTTCGGAACGTGACCCATCGAAGTGTGAGATTTACCTAGTGGAGGGCGACTCCGCAGGTGGCTCCGCAAAACAGGGCCGAGACCGGCGATACCAAGCCGTACTTCCGCTGAGAGGTAAAATTCTAAACGTTGAGAAAGCCCGCCTAGATAAAGCTTTGGAAAACGAAGAAATTCGCGCGCTTATCACCGCTCTTGGCACTGGAATCGCCCGCGGCATGAGTGGTGATGATGAGAATTGCGAGCAAAATGGCGCCGAAGAGAATACCGCCAACGGTAATGGCAACGGCAAAGAAAATGCGTTCGGCTGTGACTTGAGAAAACTTCGATATGATAGGGTTATAATAATGACTGATGCCGATGTCGACGGTGACCATATTCGGACGCTGCTACTCACCTTCTTCTTCCGTTACATGAGGCCTCTCATCGAAGCTGGCCATGTATATATTGCTCAGCCACCGCTCTACCGCGTTAGCGTGGGCAAAGATCAACAATTCTACGCAAAAAATGATCAAGACCTAGAAGAAATCCTTAAAAATATACGAGGTAAGAAGGACGTAAAAGTTCAAAGGTTCAAAGGTCTCGGCGAAATGAACGCTGACCAACTAGCAGAGACAACAATGAACCCAGCAACGCGAACAATACTCCAAGTAACTATGGAAGACGCAGTGCTGGCTGACGAGATATTTACCACTCTAATGGGCGATAAAGTCGAGCCAAGACGGGAATTCATCGAGCGGCATGCAAAAGAAGTTGCGGACGTTGACTGGCATTACTAA